The genome window TGACAAGAAACATCGGAGTCGGTATTCCCATAATAAATTCTTTCCAATCAAACCCGAAGTTTTTAGCAAATTCCCCGTATGTCCCCTTCATAGATTCAGGCATTTCTTTGTATTCGTATTTCATCTTTTTCTTTCCTTTCGCACTAAAGCCTACAAAAGAATTGACTTCAATTATCCCGACAACCTTCGATTTGTTGATCGCCATATAACTCAAAAGTTATTGATAATACACATCCGATACAGGATATCTGTTCGTATAGCCCGATTTCATTTCGTGAATAACAACCGTTTCTGAATCTTCAATTAATACCGCCTCGTCATATTGGTTTTCTATGGCATATTCAATATCATCATGCTCCTCTGCAGAAATGATATCCGTTTCTTTTTTATGTGAAATATAGTTGTCTTGCAGCTTTATTGCCAGATCAATTTGCTTAGGCTTGTAATAAATCAGAGTTCTCCACATGTCAATCTCCTGCTATTATATAAAAACAAAAGTGAATGTACCATTTCATGTCAGAGATGATCATACCAAAGCATGTGCTTCCGGTAAAACAGAAGCCCGCGAGGGGAGTATGTTCCATGGAAATAATCAGCTATATACCCCCCTGACAAATATAAATGCGGGTTCGGATACGAATCGATCCGCTACGGAAGCCTGCTTTTGATCATCATACCACGGATACGGTCCGGCTGCGGAATAAAATCACACCAGACCGGCGTTTTTCAGGGCGGAAACTCGATCCTCAATACTCTTCCGGAACTGCTCATCTGTATAGGAAGGATCCCTGGTCGCATTCCAGACATCGCAGGGCATCTGTCCGCAGGACGCACAGGTGGCGAAGCGGTGCTTATTGACACAGCAGGCATAGATGGGGCAGGCCTTTCCTTCCCCGCAGTGGAACACCTTGCCGCAGGCTTCATTGCAGCCGGTGCACATGTTTCCGTGCAGGGGACAGGCGGAACAGTCCGTTCCGCAGGCGGAAAGCCCCAGGATCTCCCGCTGTTTTGCCTTGCTGAAATCCTTCAGGACCAGCTGATAGGACCGGTCCAGCCAGTGCTTCAGCAGGTTGTCCGGGATCTCCCCGTCAGCCCTGACGGAATTCCAGTGCTGTTTGTTGCTGTAGTATCCGGGAATGATATCCGCGTACTGTTTCCGCATGAATTCGCCTTCCGTCGGCTCCAGTTTGAAGTTGATATAGTAGGGCTTGTCATCGTCATCCAGCAGGATGGCGGCGAACATCTTTCCGCCGATATGGTACCGGATCCAGTTCCACTCCGGCTGCAGATCTTTGGTCACACTATGCTTGGCCATCAGGTATTCATCAATCCAGGGATATTTCATATCCGGGTCCTCCTCTCGTTTGACAGAAGAGTATCATAGTGAACATGACATCTGTGTGTCATGTATGGTGCTTCTGACGGATTATTTCTCCGATCTTCGCCAGCTCTTCCCTTAATTCCAGTGGTTCCAGCAATTCCGCGTCTCCCCGGAAGGACAGGATCCAGCTGAGCAGGTGCTCCCGGTCTGTGAAACCGGTGGAAAACAGGCAGTCCCCTTCCGGGGTTTCTTCATAGCAGCCGGGACCGTATTCCTCCACCAGGCGCCACCTGGATTTCCGGCTGATCCTGACAACGACATGATAGCGGTCCGGGAAAGCCTGCTCGCTCAGAAGATCCGGCATTTCCATCTGCCGGGGTGAAAAGGTTTCCTTTACCTGCAGGGAATCCATCCGGTCCAGCTTGAAAAGCCGCGGAGCGTTCTTTTCCCGGCACCAGCCCCACAGATACCAACTGCTCCACTGGAAGACCAACAGCGCCGGTTCCACCAGGCGGTCACTCTCACCGCCGGGGGAAAGATAATGGAAAGAAACCAGGCGGTGCTGTTCAATGGCACCGTGCAACAGTTCGATTTTGCCGGACAGGGAGGCTTTATGCCAGGAGGCTAAGTCGATCAGGATATGCTGGTCTCCGGGAAGCACATCGGCAGCGCCGGGACTGATCTTTTCCATCAGCTGTTTGTACTGGCTGGTGCCGCTGACGCTGTCCAGCCCCCTCAGCCCGGAAAGAATGGCCTGCATTTCCCGGGAAGTCAGGGCAGTGCGGTCCATCCGGAAACCGTCCATGATGCGGATGCCGCCGCCGGCACCCTGCTGCGTGACGATGGGGATACCGGCCTGGTTCAGCGCTTCAATATCCCGGTTGATGGTCCGGCGGGACACTTCAAAGCGTTTTGCCAGCTCAGGCGCGGTGGCCTGTTCCTGGTTCAGCAGAACTGAAAGGATAGCGATCAGGCGGTCAAGTTTCATAGGTATACCTCAAACATGACAGTATTATGACGTGTTTATATTGTGATCATACCAGATAAAAATGCTTTTAGTCAAAGAAAAGCACTTAATCCGGACCGGAAGCACGGGTGTTCTGTTTGATATAAGAAGAGAAACGCAATTATCTGCAGACCGTATGTCAGGTATTAGTGTTGTCCAATGATATCATACCGGGTTTTCCGGCAGCCAGGATCATGGAATAGTGTGTTGTAAACTCATGACCGGCATCAATACCGAACTGATCTTCCATATCATACCGGATCCAGGGAAGGAGGTAATGGAAAAGCAGGATGTGATGATACTTTCCATCCGGATCCAGGACTTTCATCAGGTCTTTTTCCGAATAGGAAAAATAGTTCTCCGCGCATTCCCTGTCCCAGTTTTCCGTATACTTATATTTCAGCATCAGATGGACCAGGTTTTTCCGAATGGATATGGGGCCGAAGCATTGCTCAAAGTCGCGGATCTGCCAGGGAGGAAGTTTGCCGCGTACAAGCCGGATCACTTCTTCCGGAACGGCAGCATCGGTGTCTCCGCTGCAATACATCATATCCCTGATTACCAGATATTGCGGGGAGATCAGACGAATAAAGGCACTGACAGCGTTCAGATCAAAACCGTAATGGAATATCTCATGAAAAACGGAGGAATAATTGATCGCGATACGGGAAGAAGGAATGCCCATGGCGCGGATCTGCTCTTGTGCTTCAGTCATTTCCGTGAAGAACCAGGTATTCTCAATCTTCCGGCTTCGGGCAGCGTCGATCATTGCAGGATCAATATCCAGGCCGATAAAACGCATATCAGGAAAAAGCTCATGCAGGAAAAGAATCAGGGAACCGTCCGCACAGCCGTAATCGATCAGCAGTTCTGTTCCGGGAATCTTATCCATGAAGAAAGCTTTATCCCACATGGAGCGGCGCATCCTGTCATTATAGACCTTGTAGTTTTCAATATCGGGCATGAATGTTTCCTCCGAAATAGATCAGGTTATCCGGGTTAAGATAAAAGCATTTATTACAGGATATATTATATCCGATATGTAAATATTGAAAAATAACAGGTTCAGAAAGATATGTCCGGTTATTTCGGCTTGACAGGCGAACAGGTTTTATTTTATTTCTGCGGGCGGAGATGTGAACTGCTGATCAGATGATGCAGAAAAATCCGCGAAAATGCCCTGAATGGCATGGATATGACCGGAAAATGGATTGCGGAGAGGGAAGAAACGTGTTATAACATCGCAGGCAAACCAGGAGGTTTGCGGAAGGAGTACTGAATGGCCCGTTCCATGATGAAAGATCTTACGGAAGGAAAGCCGCTGAAGCTTGTCCTTTCCTTTGCGTTCCCGCTTCTGTTCGGAATGCTGTTCCAGCAGTTTTACAGCTTTGTGGATACGGCGATCGTCGGCCGGTATCTGGGAGCGGAAAAACTGGCGGCGGTCGGCGCGACCGGCTCGGTGAATTTCCTGGTGATCGGCCTGTGCCTGGGCTTCTGCTCCGGTTTTGCAATCCCGATTGCCCAGGCGTTCGGCGCGAAGAATGAGCATGAGGTGCGCCGGAGCGCATGGCATGCGGCAGTGCTCTGCGTTGTGCTGAGCCTGGTGTTTGGCCTGGCAGCCACGCTGCTGTGCAAACCGCTGCTGCGGCTCATGAATACGCCGGAGGAGATCCTGGATTCTTCCGCAAGCTATATCCGGATCATCTTTGCGGCGATCCCCTGCTGTGTGCTGTATAACATGGCGAGCGGAATCCTGCGTTCTCTGGGAGACAGCCGGACGCCGGTTGTGTTTCTTGTACTTGCTTCCCTGGTGAATATCGCGCTGGATCTTGTACTGATCATTTACTGCGGCATGGATGTGGCAGGGGCAGCAGTAGCTACGGCCATCAGCCAGCTGGTCTCCGGACTGGGCTGCCTGATCGTGATCATGCGGAAGTTCCCGATCCTGAAGCTGACAAAGGAAGACCGGCGGTTTTCCATGAAACGGGCCCGTTCCATGCTGGGGATAGGCCTGCCCATGGGCCTGCAGTTTTCCATCACAGCCATCGGATCGGTCGTGGTTCAGTGGTCGGTGAACGGCCTGGGAGTGAACGCGGTGGCCGCGGTGAGCGCCGCTGTCAAACTGAGCATGTTCTTTGCCTGTGTGTTTGATGCCCTGGCATCCACTATGGCGACCTTTGCCGGGCAGAACACCGGAGCACGGAAACTGGACCGGGTTCGGCAGGGACTTCGTGCCGCGTCTGAAGTGGGGATTATTTACTGTGTGCTTGCCCTGGGTGTGGTGCTGCTGTTCGGCGATAAAATGCTGGGACTGTTTATTGACAGCGGGGAAAATGCCGCTGTTATGGAACTGGCATTCCACTACCTGAAGATCAATGCCTCATTCTATATTCCGCTGCTGTTTGTGAACATTGTGAGGTTGTGCATCCAGGGAATGGGATACACCCGGATCGCAATGTTCGCCGGCTTGTCCGAGATGGTGGCGCGGGTTGCGGTGGCATTGCTGGTTGTACCTGCTGCCGGTTTTACCGGCGCCTGCTTTGCCAATCCGGCGGCCTGGGTGATGGCGGATCTGTTCCTTTTCCCCTGTTATTTCCGGCTGCTGAAATCCCTGAGCGGGAGAATGGCAACCGGCAAAGAAGAATGGAAAGAATCCAGAACAAGGATACACAGGGTTGCCTGAAAGCAAATTATCATCATCTTTTAATCTGATCTCCTTTTTCGGACCTCCCCGCGGATATACAATGAAAGCAAGCTTATCCGCTGAGGAGGTTTTTTGTTATGAGTTATGAGATTATGGAATACGCGCGCCTGTCGATTGCGCAGAAAAGCCAGGCTGTGGATCTGTTTATGGAAGGCTTCGGCCATATGATGACCTTTTCCAGAGACGAGAAACTGAAAAAGGAACTGATGCTTGAGATCTTCCATCCAACCCTGTTCAGATGCTATGTGGAAAACGGAAAGGTACTGGGTCTGCTGGGAATCGCCACAGATGAAATACGACCGATTGATTTCCGTCAGGACACCTGTGTGAGGCTGTTCGGAAGGCTGAAGGGAGCCATGATCAGCAAACAGATGAACGCCATTTTCCAGAAACCGGTTGTGAGTTTCCGGGACGAGCTGTATATTGATGTGCTTGTGACGGGAAGTGAAGCGAGACGGAAAGGGGTGGCCTCCGCGCTGCTGAATGAAGTGCTTGGACAGAAACGATATTCAGTCTGCTATCTGCATGTGTTTTCCAATAATGAGCCGGCTATCAGTTTTTACAGGAAGCACGGCTTTTCTGTAGACAGAGAGGAAAAATCATCGCTGATGCGTTTTCTGGGAAAAGGAAGCGGATATCCCATCCGGATGAAGAAAGATCTGGTGTAAGAAACGGCAGGTTACTGCACTGCTTTTTCAATCCTGATCATGCGTGATATACTGTTATTCATTCCTGAAGACAGATCTATTCAGGCATGGAGGAACGGAATGATACAGGTTAAGCGAATCAAAGGCGGAACGGACAACTGCTATCTGGTCACGGACGGCAGCAAGGCCATCCTGGTGGATACTGCCAGTAAAAGAAATATAGACCTTGTCATGGCAGAATGTGACCGGTATGAGATGAAGCTGATTGTACTGACGCATGTTCATTTTGACCATGCTGAGAACGCAGCGGAGCTTTCAAAAAGATACGGGATTCCCGTGGCTGTTCACAAAAAGGACGAGGAGCTTTTCGAAAGCTTTGACAAGCAGCCGCTGCAATCTTCCGGCCTGGTGGGACGGGCAGTGCTTGGCGCCTCCCTGAAGGTTCTGAGGAAGACAAAAGTGGAGCGCCCGGACAACCTGATCTATATCCGGGAAGGTGATGACCTCAGCGAATACGGAATCCCGGCCAGGGTGACGGAACTGCCGGGACATACCCTCGGCTCCATCGGCGTGGATGTGGACGAAAAGCATCTGTTCGTGGGCGACGCGCTGGACAACTGGATCCTGCCTGGAACAGCCCATCTTTTCCATGACAGGAACGCGGCCAGGGCCAGTGCGGAGAAGATCAGGAAACTGGGCGAGCGGACGATCTATTGCGGACACGGGAATCCTACCGTGCAGAAGAACCGGAAATAAAGTCTTCAGACGGGGATAGGGTATGGACGGAAATGAACTGGTGCTGGTATGTCCCTCAGAGGATATGGAGGAAGAGGTACTCCGGTACAAAGAGGAACACTTTGCCTGCGGTGATATGCAGGTTCATGGAAGCGGCGGTCTGGCATACTATGACAGATACGATGAATGGCTGAACCGGATCCGGTCCATGAGGAGAAACACCACCGATAATCCTGTGCAGACAAGCACATTCTTTTCAAGACGTGTCACAGACGGAAAACTGATCGGATGCATCAAGATTCATCACACCCTGACAGATGAACTGGAAAGCGGCGGCCATATCGCTTATGGAATCAGGCCGTCTGAACGCGGGAAAGGATACGGGAGACAGCAGCTGCTGCTCTGCCTTGAATATGCCAGGCAGCTGCAGATGAAGCAGGTGATCATAGCATGCGACAGGGACAATGCCGCATCCGCGAAGACCGCCATGAGCTGCGGAGGAAGACTGGTAAAGGAATTTGAAGAGGATGGAATCCCCAAACAGCATTATCTGATAGAGGTATAAATACGAAGGGACCGGCTTCAGGCCAGTCCCTGTTTGTATGGTTTTGTATCACGGTTTATCCGCGGGTCCAGCGAACACCGTCCTTGGTATCAATGATCGTGATTCCCATAGCGGCCAGTTCGTCACGGATCCGGTCAGCTTCCGCCCAGTTTTTCTCTTTGCGGGCCTGCTGGCGGGCCTCGATCAGGCGGCTGATCTCGGGATCGTCCTCACCCTGTGCGTTCTGTTCCGCAGCAGCTTGTGAATTGCGGGCAGCAGCGGCCTTTGCCAGCAGATCCAGGCAGAGGACCTGGTCAAACTGACCGATCAGGGCAAGCTTTGTTTTGTCATTGATGTCCGCTTTCAGAACATCATAGAGGACCGTAACCGCCAGCGAGGTATTCAGATCGTTATCAAGAGCGGCTCTGAACTTGGCTTCGAGTGCGGCCGCACCTTCGCTGTCATATTCCGCAGGATCATCCGGATTCAGCGCCGCGATCCGGTCGATTAGTTTACGGTAAGTCTGGGAAGCGTTATCAAGATTGTCGAAAGAGAATACCAGGGTCTTGCGGTAATGACTCTGCAGGCAGAACAGACGGTAGGCCAGCGGGTCATACCCTTTCTGCTGAAGCAGGGAGACGGTAAGGAATTCTCCCTTGGACTTTGACATCTTGCCGGACTGGTCATTCAGGTGGTGAACATGGAACCAGTAATTGCACCACTTATGGCCGAGGTAGGCTTCACTCTGCGCGATCTCATTTGTGTGATGGGGGAAAGCGTTGTCGATACCGCCGCAGTGGATGTCCAGCTTTTCTCCGCAGTACTTCATGCTGATGCAGGAGCATTCAATATGCCATCCGGGATAGCCCACACCCCAGGGGGAATCCCATTTCAAAGCCTGGTTTTCAAATTTGGACTTTGTGAACCACAGCACGAAGTCCGCCTTGTTGCGCTTGTTGTCATCGGCTTCCACATCATCCCGGACGCCGACGGCCAGGTCTTCTTCCTTAAAGTCCTGGAAAACATAATACTTCTTCAGCTTGCTTGTATCAAAATAGATGTTTTCTCCGGCACGGTAAGCATAGCCGTCCTCAAGAAGCTTCTCAATAACGCGGATAAATTCATCAATGCATCCGGTAGCGGGCTGCACCACGTCCGGAGTCTTGATGTTCAGTTTCGCGCAGTCATCGAAGAACGCGTCTGTATAGAACTTCGCGATTTCCATGACGGTTTTATTCTCGCGCTGCGCACCCTTCAGCATCTTGTCTTCGCCGGTGTCAGCGTCACTGGCAAGATGGCCGACGTCAGTGATGTTCATGACGCGCAGCACATCCAGACCGGAATAGCGCAGGTATTTTTCGAGAATATCCTCCATGATGTAGGTACGGAGGTTGCCGATATGCGCATAGTGGTAAACGGTCGGTCCGCAGGTATAGAGCTTAACTTTTCCGGGCTCGTTCGGAATGAACTCTTCCTTCAGATGCGAAAGGGAATTGTACAGAAACATTGGCATGATCTCCTTTCCTTGTCAGCAGGGATGAAAAAAGCCTCCTGCTGTCCTGTAACAGCAAGAGGCGATACTATCGCGGTTCCACTCTCATTTATCACTCAAACAGCCGATAACGGGGCAATCCGGGGACATTACTCCCACGCTCCAGGGCGCACTTCGTAATCTTGTGATCCGGAGCGGCTTTCAGCCGATGACCGCTCTTCTCTGTGGAACGCTTCGGAATACTACTCTTCCCGTTCATAGCGTGATACAGGATGTATTTTAGTACTTGAAGCCGTCAGCGTCAAGAGGACAGGGCAAAAGCACAGAAACAGGTTGAAATGTGCCTGCGTTTCTGGCATCATAGAAAAAGACAACTGATCAATGAAAAGCGGTATACCCGGAGGCGGAAGATGGAATACAGGATTGATGACAGGCAGCTGAATGCGGCAGTATTTATCGCATTTGTCAATAAAGTTTGGCCGGGAAAATATGACGCGGACAGGACGGCGGAGGCATTATCAAAAACACTGAACATCACTGCCTATGACGGTGAAACGCTGGTTGAGTGCCTGCGTATCCTGACAGACGGCTATTTCTTCGGCACGATAACCGAAATGCTTGTGCTGCCGGAATATCAAAGGCAGGGAATCGGCAGCAGGCTTCTTCAGCTGGCCAGGGAGAATACCCCGACGATGCTGTATTTCGGGGCACAGCCGACCGCTGAGCAGTTCTATGAGAAGAACGGATGCCCAAAAGGCTTCCAGTCATATACGATCGAAAAGAAAAGGCAATGATATGAAGAAATGTATCCTGAAGATGTCATAGAAATAAACGCTGTTGATTATTGATTATATTGCATTATCAAATGAAGCGGACGCTGTTTCCAGCGTCCGCTTTTTTAACAAAATATCATTTTCTTTTAATCAGTTCTCCTTTATTGATCCTCCCTGCGGATATACCATAAAGGTAACAGAATAAGACTAATTGGATTCAGAAAGGGAAGAATTGTGGAGAAAGCTGCTAAGAACAGAAAAATAACGATTCTCTATTTAGCTGTAACCATCGCATTAACCTGGCTGTTACAGTTTATGCCGATGATTAAGGGACTGGATATTGAAAACACATCAATATCCTCATTTGATTCAGCTTCCGTGTTCTTTGGAGCGGGAGGCGCAATACCGACACTGATCGGCATTATATGTGTGTTCGTTTTTTATACGAAGGATGGGATAAAGGATTTCCTGAAAAGATGTTTTATTCCCAATAAGGAATGTGTTTCCGCAATTCTGATTTCGCTTGGATTGATTTGTGCGGAAGTATTTGTGACACAGATGATTTCCGAAGGCCTTGGCGCGGAGAAACTTGGCTTTGAGGGATTGAAACTGATTGCCGGGAACCCGTTGTATTTCTTTTACTTTCTGTTTTGGGGCCTCATTTCCGGACCGTTTTCTGAAGAATTTGGATGGAGAGGGTTCTTGACGGATCGCCTGTATCGAAAAGACAAATTGCTTCAGGCATCCTTGTTTATTGGATTTATCTGGGGAATCTGGCACCTGCCTTTATACTTTTATCCGGCACAGATCCAGCATAAATGGATTACGGTCAATCCGTTGTTGGGATTACTGTTTATTGTTAGCTGCATGTCAGCAGCGCTTGTTTATATGATTATATATGTGATTGCCAAAAGAAAGGTTTTTCCCATTTTCTTTCTGCACCTGTTTAAAAACATCATTCTGACCGGCGCGATGATCTATCCGTTTTCAGATACTTACAGCACAGTCATTGTTTTTGTTGAAATAATAATGGATATATTGTTTTATGTGATATTCACGAAAACGCCTGTTTATAAAAAAGCTTTGGAAAACACGATGGAATTCGATTATCTGAAGCAGGCAAACCCGTGACGGTTTACAGGGATGATGTGATATGGACACCGGAGATTCTCTCCGGTGTCCGTTTTTTCAACATAGACAATACGTGCGGAGACGCGGGCGATGAGGTCACAGGGGAGACGCGCCCGGCCGGCAGAAATGAAGTCGTCAGCGGTTCTGCAGGGAACGGTAATCGGAGGGGGTAATGCCTTCATATTTCCGGAAGGCCCGGTTGATGGTCAGGGGAGAGGCATAACCGACGAGGTCACAGATTTCTTTCAGGGTCGCATCCGGCCGCTCTGACATGATCTCTTTGGCAAGGCGGAGCCGCTCCCGATGGATATAATCCAGCAGGTTTTCACCGGACGCTTTCTTAAACCGCTTGGAGAAGTAGGAAGGGCTCATGTCAAAATGATCGGCAATGACGGAAATGGAAAGGGAAGGATCGGTGATGTTGGCGTTGACATAATCCACAAACTGCAGGTCCTTCGCGCCGGAGGACAGGTCGTTTTCCGCTGAGCTGTCGGAGGCGAGGGAGGAAAGGGCAGACTGAATCCGGGCCAGCATGCCGTCCAGGCTGGGCACCGTCCGGAGCGAATGGATATCAAAAGCATGGCGCACACTGTCCTCCACGCCGGAGGGCAGGTCACCCAGGGAGGAGGCCATCAGGTTCACAACGCCCAGCAGGCGGACCCGGCCTTCCTCGGGGGAGCATTTGCGGAGCGAAAGTGCATCCACGACCTCCGGCCAGGTGGATTCAGCAGAGAGATAATCGCCTGTGGACAGGTTGCGGCAAAGCTTTTTCTCTTTTTCCAGCAGCTCCGGGAAGGACAGGGTGTCGCTGGTTGCAGCGGGAATCTGGTCATAACGGCAAACGGAGACGTCCGTGCCGATCAGCTCCATATAATCCGCAGCCTCCCGGCATTCGCGGAAGCAGGTGGTGATGGAAACGACGCCGCTGTGCAGGCTGCTGACGGCCGCGGTCAGGATAACGCCGAAAGTGTCACGGAAGAATTCCCGAACCTGCATAACGTTGGTGAGCGTGTCCTTCCAGATCTGCTCCTCGGACAGGGAATCCGGCAGGGAAACGACGCAGGCAACATTTTCCTCAACCTCCACCGCGTAGCGGGTGCTGCCGTTATCCGCCAGGCGGTCGATGGCAGTGCGGATGATCTCATCCAGGCGGCTGAGGGCTTCCGAGTTCTGCATCAGCAGGGGAGACTGGTCTTCCCGCCGGACATCCTCCACGGCATAGAGCACGACCAGGAAGCGTTTACCCACAAAACGGATGCCGTTGTTCTCCGTATGGCGGAGGATGATCTCTTCCTTCCGGACGTTGCCGAAAAGAATGCCCTGCAGCAGCTGGGTGCGGACCCGTTCCTGCAGGCGCTCGTTTTCCAGGTGAGAGGTGGCGTGGTTCTGCAGGATGACGGAAATGGCCTCGGACATCATCTCATATTCATTCCGGTTCGCCGCATGCACGGTTTCGGCGCCGGAACGGCTGAGGCTGGAAAGCAGGGAGGCGTTGAGCTTTTCAATCGGGGAATACTGCCTCTGAGAGAAATAGCGGATCAGGAGCCAGCCGAAGACCGCGAAAAGCAGCGCGCAGACCAGGTATCCGAAGAAGAGGGACAGGGTCTGGCGGAGGAAGCGGTCCTTCGGTGTTTCTGTTTTCAGCTGGAAATCAATTCTGGTACTGCTGTTGCCGATGGGCAGAAGCATCTCCTGCATGACACCGCTTTCGGGCGAAACGGAGGAGGCGGAAAGCATGGCACCGTTTTCACCGACCAGGGTATGATACAGACCGCCGTT of Aristaeella lactis contains these proteins:
- a CDS encoding helix-turn-helix transcriptional regulator codes for the protein MKDQENRGKLFFWKKGPVAKTILYSYLIVLLLPLILTVLMTTTAVLQLQKENARHVESTSTELSRVFSAYVEEIQSNNTRLLISENTRRLSLVNPDSFSTSDILLLRDLQKQLPKAAVTSEYIQSIYLCFLRSGTMMDPRSVYYNYNAAYMLKDRLGMSLPAWKSFLASVPREVVTLITGDLDNKPHILIANRLSSHGGISDVIVVTEFRSETAVRLMDEFSENGGLYHTLVGENGAMLSASSVSPESGVMQEMLLPIGNSSTRIDFQLKTETPKDRFLRQTLSLFFGYLVCALLFAVFGWLLIRYFSQRQYSPIEKLNASLLSSLSRSGAETVHAANRNEYEMMSEAISVILQNHATSHLENERLQERVRTQLLQGILFGNVRKEEIILRHTENNGIRFVGKRFLVVLYAVEDVRREDQSPLLMQNSEALSRLDEIIRTAIDRLADNGSTRYAVEVEENVACVVSLPDSLSEEQIWKDTLTNVMQVREFFRDTFGVILTAAVSSLHSGVVSITTCFRECREAADYMELIGTDVSVCRYDQIPAATSDTLSFPELLEKEKKLCRNLSTGDYLSAESTWPEVVDALSLRKCSPEEGRVRLLGVVNLMASSLGDLPSGVEDSVRHAFDIHSLRTVPSLDGMLARIQSALSSLASDSSAENDLSSGAKDLQFVDYVNANITDPSLSISVIADHFDMSPSYFSKRFKKASGENLLDYIHRERLRLAKEIMSERPDATLKEICDLVGYASPLTINRAFRKYEGITPSDYRSLQNR